One genomic region from Nilaparvata lugens isolate BPH chromosome 3, ASM1435652v1, whole genome shotgun sequence encodes:
- the LOC120350197 gene encoding aarF domain-containing kinase 1-like: MKKVFGYSLATASALVLGKSLVDNDFDVGSLAVVRLGRAGLTVFDVVKMYKRDFYHEVKRLNIEKSSEEYSTLRSQVHKKSAERILELCRANKGVYIKVGQHIGALEYLVPIEYVDTMKVLHSNAPRSSLEDVMRVLREELKCEVL; this comes from the exons atgaaaaaggtttTTGGTTATAGCCTGGCCACAGCATCTGCCCTAGTGCTGGGTAAAAGTTTGGTTGACAACGATTTTGATGTTGGTTCTCTCGCTGTTGTACGTCTTGGACGTGCTGGTTTAACT GTATTTGATGTAGTGAAGATGTATAAGAGAGATTTCTACCATGAGGTGAAAAGACTGAACATTGAAAAATCTTCGGAAGAATACAGTACTCTTAGATCTCAG GTTCATAAGAAGTCCGCTGAAAGAATCCTGGAATTGTGTAGAGCGAATAAAGGAGTGTACATAAAAGTGGGTCAACACATCGGTGCTCTTGAGTACCTGGTTCCGATTGAATACGTCGACACTATGAAAGTTCTTCACAGCAACGCTCCTCGGTCCAGTTTAGAAGACGTTATGCGTGTTCTACGCGAAGAGCTCAAGTGCGAG GTTTTGTGA